The genomic DNA TCGCCAGATCCCGAAGCGGATGCTGACCATCCAGCAGCGTCATTAAGGCTTGAAAGACCTGGGGCGAGGTTTCCTCTTGCAAATAGTCGGGTTGACGCACGATCGGCGCAAGATTGGGCGAATAGGGGCTGAGCTGAGCCTCAAACCACTGCTGCCACTGGGTTTCAACTGTAGCGAAAATTGTTTCTTCTGCCAGCTTGCCAATTCCGTTCACCGCTGTTTCATCGGGGCGCAGGGAGTAGCGTTGAAGCTGATAGGACACCTCAACTGCCTGGGAGACATCGAACAGCAGCTCAATCAGAATTTGTTCAATAATCCGACGGTGCTGCTGCTCCGTAATTTGTCCCTGTTCTCGTAGCTGATTGAGTTGCCGATATTCCCAGCAGTCTGCCAGCACTTCTCGCCGATCTGCTCCGCCGGAACCCCTGTGTTGACTATCAATCTGACTATCAATCCGAGAATCAATCCGAGCATCAGTCTGACAGAGGGAATTGATCGATCGATCGGATAACTGGGGACAACAGGCTAAAAGATGACGCTGCCATCGACGCAACGGATGACTTCCCCCGGTTCCGTAGCACAAATTGCCGCGTTCTAAAAAGACAATCCATCTCCGTCCATCGCCGGTCTGTCCTGCTGCTTGGGGTTCACCATCGGTTCGCCAAACAACTCGTCCGCTAAACTCTAGCCGCCTCAGCGTTTTAAAGAGACGAACAATTTTGGTTGCAGCAAATCGCTGTTGATAATCGGGGAATGGTAGAACCTTTGAGCGCATCCTTTCTTCTGCTGGCAGCATTGTGCATCAAGGAAATACAACAGCAAATCGTAATTCGGTAACTTTAGCCGTTTAATAGCGTGAAAAATAACAGCGAAAAACGGACATCGACAAATTGATAGCGAAGAAGCAGATGAGAAGGTGAAAGGGTCGTACATCCTTTCTACGGGAAATATCACTGGAATCCGGATAATAAACCGGACAGTGCTTTCAATATCTTTTAAGGGGTTTCTTCCTGCGATCGAAAATCGATTAGGCTATTGCAGCGGTAAATGCAGTCATCAATATGACGGTAAATGCAATGGTAAGTGCAATGGTAAATGCAATGGTAAATGCATCAATAAAAGCTGAATGCCATAGCTGTTTGCAGTGCATTAGCGAAAGTCACGACCTGAAAGTCACGACCTGAAAGTCACGACCTGACGATTATGACCTCACGCCTATCATCACCCCAAACCCGCCATGACCCATGCTTATCATGCCTTCACTAGGTAGCATGACCTGAAACAGAGCTGCCCCAGCACTCATTGTTGTGCTTGCTCCATTCTCATGCCTGCTCTAAAGATGGGCAAGCGCTACTGGCTCAATTCCTACAAGAACTTAATCTTGAAAGACAAATTTTAAGTAATTTCTGAAGAAGGGATGTAGCGACAATTTGTACCCTCTGGCAAAAGATTAGTTCTACTGATTAGTTCTACTGATTAGTTCTACTAAGGGAATGTATAGAGGAATGCATGGGAGAATGTACAGGAAAATAGATAGAGGCACGCATAGACGTCGATGGATTACCGCTGAAAGCCTCGATCGTTAGATTAGTTAATGCTTGCCCAATCCCCAGATCTAGAATTATTTTTATCAAAATAAGAATTGGTTTTCACAGACTTTTAGAAGCGATCGCTAACCTGTAGGAATTACCCTTTTTTGCTCGTTTTATTGGCGATTGGCAGCGAAAATCGGAAGGTGCTGCCCTGACCCAACTGGCTCTCTGCCTCAATGGTGCCGCCCTGTAGCTCGACCAGCCGCCGACAAATTGCTAGCCCGATACCCGTTCCGCCAGAGTTACGGTTGCGCGATCGATCCGCCCGCCAAAATCGTTCAAAGACGTGGGACAAATCTTCTGGGGCAATGCCTTCTCCCGTATCGACTACAGCAACCCAGACCCGATGCGAAGCCGTGCCGCTGCTGGAATGCTCAAAATCTGGGCGTAGCTGCACCGTAATCGAGCCGTTAGGCGTGTAGCGAATCGCATTGCCAATCAAATTTACCAGGATTTGTTCGACGCGAAACGGATCGGCATTCACCAGGGGCAGGTCTGGCGGAACATCTACCAGCAGCTTCGGGCTGTCCTGCGCCACCAGCTGATCGGCAAATCGCTGTACAATTCCTTCCACCAGCGGACGCAAGTTCATTGGACGGGCATCGATCGGCAAATAGCCCGCTTCCATTTTGGACAGCTCTTGCAGATCGTTGACTAATCGCTGCATTCGCGCCGTTTCTCTGGCAAGCCGATCGTAGATTTCGGATGAAGGCTCGATCGTCCCATCCGATAGTCCTTCCAGATAGCCCCGCAGAATCGTGAGGGGGGTTCTCAGCTCGTGGGTCATATCGCTGACCAGTTCACGCCGTCGCTGTTCTACCCCTTCCAGAGTAGCTGCCATGCGGTTAAAGCTGGTCGCCAGCTGATCCACTTCGGGAATTTCGCTGCTGGGTACCCGTTCATCAAGCTGTCCGGCGGCAAATTTCTTGGTAATCTCCTCCATCTGGATCAGCGGTTTCACGATTCGCTTTGTCACCAGATAGCTCAGCCCGCCCGCCGTTGTTGCCCCAATTACCACCGACCAGAAAGCCCCCTGGCTCCAGGCATCCTCAAACCGCCGAATCAGCTGGGCACGCACTTCCCCCACACGCCAGCCACCCACTTCAATTTCCCGCAGATAAAGCCCAAAAAAACGCGGTGAGGAGATTTTCCCGACCGCCAGCAGGGTCAACAGCCCAACAATCATCACAATAATGTGGGAGAAAAATAGCCGCGAGCCTAAGCTCTGTTTTCCCGTTGGCGGTTTTTTCATGGGCGGCGATAGCGACCGATCAGTTCTGCTTCTGCGAGGGTGTGTCCTTCCATAGCGCTAATGACCTCTGCTTGGCTTGCTCCCGGCGGAAGATCCAAAAACTTATCTAAAGCATACAGCCTAAACACATAACGGTGTGTGCCGCTTGGCGGACAGGGACCCCCATAGCCAAACTTGCCAAAATCACTCTTGCCGTGGGTGCCTCCTGCACTCAGCAGCGGATTCGCCGGAACCCCCTCCGGCAACTGGCGCAGATCGGGCGGTAGATCATACAGCACCCAATGCACAAAAGGATTTTCAGGCGTTTTTCCAGGCGCATCCGGGTCGCTTGCCAGCACTGCCAAACTTTTAGTCCCCGCTGGAGGTGCATCCCAACTGAGAGCAGGCGATCGATTCTCCCCATCACAGGTATATTTCGCAGGAATCATTCCATCCGCAGCAAAAGCAGCACTGCTCAGGGTCATCGTTTTACCGGATGCTTGCCCGGACTGCCCTTTTACAGCACTGCCTGGATTATTTTCTGGTTGGCTCCCTGCCGAATTCTCCGCCTGTCCCGATCGCTGCCCCACTGACTGTCCCACTGACTGTCCCGATCGCGGCGTACAGCCCGTTATTCCCAGCCCCATCAGCCCGATCGCCCCTGTACTTACTACAAGAAACGATCTTGCAAGAAACGATCGCCGCCTGATGGTCTCACCAGGAAATTTACCTCCCACCATGTCAATTGCCTGTTTGCTCAACGCTCTGGTTTTGATCTTAGGCGAATTCCTTTGGGGTGGGGGAGTGGGGAATAGATTATACGTCGTAGATCAAGCACTCAATGCGGCTGGGGAATTCTTCGCAGTACCGCTCAAATGCCGTCATGCGCTTCGTCTGCTGCTTACGGTGGGCTTTCTCAGCCAGCAGCTCCTCCACAATATCCCAGGCAACGACCGCTTCAACGGAATTAATTCCCTGAGCCGTGGTCACTGTACGAGCATACTCCAGGGCATCCTGGATTCTTTGTTCAATTGAAATGGCTGCTTCGGAAGCTGATTGAGCAGCATCATCCGCAGATTGATCAAAGCGAGAAATTGATTGAACCATGATTACAGAAATCCTTAAGTTAGAGGGTGAACTGGGTAAAATCGGGACTAGCCCCACGAAAAACTGCTTCTGGAGAGGATTTGAAGCTGTCTTCTCTCCGCTCACCTCTAGTTTACCTATAACTAATTAAAATTTCATGTTCGGAAAACCATAATTCTGGTTAATATTTTCTGAAGAAAACCGCCCTATCCCCTCATCTCCCCTCGCTCCCCTGCTCCCTGCTCCTCACTCCCCACTCCCCCTCTCCCTCAAACAGGACTAGCACAATACCCAAATGACCGATAGGATTTTTGGATGTAGAACGATCGTCTCGTAATTAGTAAGGTTAGAGAGACCTATGACCATTCATCCCACACTGCAAATCGCATTCCAGCAAGCAAACGCCCTGAAAGTGATCAGCGGCTTGACCAACTTTGACGCCGATCGCGTGGCTGCGGTGGTGAAGGCTGCCGATCGGGGTGGCGCGACCTTTGTAGACATTGCGGCTGATCCGGATCTGGTTCGCCTGGCAAAGCAGTTGACCCATCTGCCTGTTTGCGTTTCTGCCGTGGACCCAGAAAAATTTGTAGCGGCGATCGAAGCGGGCGCAGACCTGATCGAAATCGGAAACTTCGACCCCTTCTACGCGCAGGGCATCCGGTTTGAAGCTGCCGAAGTCCTGGAACTGACCCAGCGGACTCGCGCTCTGTTGCCCCACGTCACCCTGTCCGTCACCGTTCCCCACATCCTGGAACTCGACCAGCAGGTGCAGCTTGCCGAAGCCCTGGTTCAAGCAGGCGCAGACATCATCCAAACCGAAGGTGGCACCAGCAGTCAGCCCACCCACCCCGGCACCCTGGGACTGATTGAAAAAGCCGCCCCCACCCTGGCAGCCGCTTCGGAAATCTCCCGTGCCGTTACTGTTCCTGTGCTTTGTGCTTCCGGTCTGTCCAGCGTGACTGCTCCCCTGGCGATCGCCGCAGGTGCATCAGGAATCGGAGTCGGCTCTGCTATCAACCGCCTGAACGACGAAATCGCAATGGTTGCCGTTGTCCGCAGTCTGGTGGAAGCCCTGGGCACCGTGAACCGGGGACGGATTGCTGTTTAGGGAGTAGATGAGTGGATGGGTGGATGAGTGGGAGTGGGGAGTAGGAAGTAAGGAAGGGAAAGGAGGACAGCGAAGTGGGGCGATCGAGTCGCTGAGTCGATTCACAATAGATGTAGATTAGTCAACTACCCGATCGGTCAATCAGGACTTCCCCGAAACCCAGCAGTCAATCCCCTACCCCTACCCCTTCACCCATCCACCCATCCACCCATTCACCCATCCGCCCCTATGCCCAACCTCATCACCTATAGCCCCGCCTACACCCTCGTCCCCACTTATGAGTGCTTCAATCGCTGCACTTACTGCAACTTTAGGAAAGAGCCAGGACAGGACGAATGGCTGACCCTCGACCGGGCAGAGCAAATTTTAAGACCGCTTCAGTCTCAGGGAGTGATTGAAATCTTGATTCTGAGCGGAGAAGTGCATCCGCAGCATCCCAGGCGATCGGCTTGGCTCCAGAGAATTTATGACCTGTGCGAGCTTGCCCTGAATCTGGGATTTTTGCCCCACACCAATGCGGGAATTCTCAGCTTTGAGGAGATGGCAAGGCTTAAGACGGTGAATGTTTCGATGGGGCTGATGCTGGAGCAGATGACGCCGACCCTTCTAAAAACCGTCCATCGTCACGCGCCAAGCAAAATTCCAGCGGTGCGGCAACAGCAGCTCGAATGGGCAGGGGAACTCAAAATTCCCTTTACGACGGGCTTGCTGCTCGGCATCGGCGAAACCGAGACTGACTGGATTGGAACTCTGGAAACGATCGCGCAAATTCACGATCGGTATAGACATATCCAGGAAGTCATCCTGCAACCCCACAGTCCCGGACAGCATCAGTCCTGGCAGGGCAGTGCTTTTGCAATCGAAACCTTGCCCGAAGTCATCCAACTCGCCCGTACCCTGTTACCCTCAGACATTACGCTGCAAATTCCGCCTAACCTGATTCCAACTCCATCCCCACTCATTGCTTGCTTAGAAGCAGGCGCAGGCGACCTGGGGGGCATTGGACCCAAAGATGAAGTGAATC from Leptolyngbya ohadii IS1 includes the following:
- a CDS encoding response regulator → MRSKVLPFPDYQQRFAATKIVRLFKTLRRLEFSGRVVWRTDGEPQAAGQTGDGRRWIVFLERGNLCYGTGGSHPLRRWQRHLLACCPQLSDRSINSLCQTDARIDSRIDSQIDSQHRGSGGADRREVLADCWEYRQLNQLREQGQITEQQHRRIIEQILIELLFDVSQAVEVSYQLQRYSLRPDETAVNGIGKLAEETIFATVETQWQQWFEAQLSPYSPNLAPIVRQPDYLQEETSPQVFQALMTLLDGQHPLRDLAIKTQREVQPFMQVLLPYVQSGWIDLLDIHDVSLPAVPRRPRSSPNSSTEITPPLIACIDDSLMICQSMEQVIRAGGYRFVAITEASRAIATLLAKKPDIIFLDLIMPDTNGYEICSQLRKVSRFKETPIIILTGNDGIVDQVRARLMGATDFLSKPMEPAVILSTIQRFTGRKT
- a CDS encoding sensor histidine kinase; translation: MKKPPTGKQSLGSRLFFSHIIVMIVGLLTLLAVGKISSPRFFGLYLREIEVGGWRVGEVRAQLIRRFEDAWSQGAFWSVVIGATTAGGLSYLVTKRIVKPLIQMEEITKKFAAGQLDERVPSSEIPEVDQLATSFNRMAATLEGVEQRRRELVSDMTHELRTPLTILRGYLEGLSDGTIEPSSEIYDRLARETARMQRLVNDLQELSKMEAGYLPIDARPMNLRPLVEGIVQRFADQLVAQDSPKLLVDVPPDLPLVNADPFRVEQILVNLIGNAIRYTPNGSITVQLRPDFEHSSSGTASHRVWVAVVDTGEGIAPEDLSHVFERFWRADRSRNRNSGGTGIGLAICRRLVELQGGTIEAESQLGQGSTFRFSLPIANKTSKKG
- a CDS encoding YbhB/YbcL family Raf kinase inhibitor-like protein; the protein is MVGGKFPGETIRRRSFLARSFLVVSTGAIGLMGLGITGCTPRSGQSVGQSVGQRSGQAENSAGSQPENNPGSAVKGQSGQASGKTMTLSSAAFAADGMIPAKYTCDGENRSPALSWDAPPAGTKSLAVLASDPDAPGKTPENPFVHWVLYDLPPDLRQLPEGVPANPLLSAGGTHGKSDFGKFGYGGPCPPSGTHRYVFRLYALDKFLDLPPGASQAEVISAMEGHTLAEAELIGRYRRP
- a CDS encoding Calvin cycle protein CP12, whose translation is MVQSISRFDQSADDAAQSASEAAISIEQRIQDALEYARTVTTAQGINSVEAVVAWDIVEELLAEKAHRKQQTKRMTAFERYCEEFPSRIECLIYDV
- a CDS encoding DUF561 domain-containing protein, which encodes MTIHPTLQIAFQQANALKVISGLTNFDADRVAAVVKAADRGGATFVDIAADPDLVRLAKQLTHLPVCVSAVDPEKFVAAIEAGADLIEIGNFDPFYAQGIRFEAAEVLELTQRTRALLPHVTLSVTVPHILELDQQVQLAEALVQAGADIIQTEGGTSSQPTHPGTLGLIEKAAPTLAAASEISRAVTVPVLCASGLSSVTAPLAIAAGASGIGVGSAINRLNDEIAMVAVVRSLVEALGTVNRGRIAV
- the cofG gene encoding 7,8-didemethyl-8-hydroxy-5-deazariboflavin synthase subunit CofG encodes the protein MPNLITYSPAYTLVPTYECFNRCTYCNFRKEPGQDEWLTLDRAEQILRPLQSQGVIEILILSGEVHPQHPRRSAWLQRIYDLCELALNLGFLPHTNAGILSFEEMARLKTVNVSMGLMLEQMTPTLLKTVHRHAPSKIPAVRQQQLEWAGELKIPFTTGLLLGIGETETDWIGTLETIAQIHDRYRHIQEVILQPHSPGQHQSWQGSAFAIETLPEVIQLARTLLPSDITLQIPPNLIPTPSPLIACLEAGAGDLGGIGPKDEVNPNYPHLHDASLAATLQQYGWQLIPRLPIYPQYDDWLAPDLKAQVRSWRDSLLQLPIGNGKAKALMG